The DNA sequence GCCGAGGCGCTCGCCGAGCCGGCCGGCGGGCAGCAGCAGCGCGGCGAGGGCGATCGTGTAGGCGTCGATCGCCCACTGCGCCTCGCTCGGGTCGGCGCCGAGCCGCCAGGTGAGCGAGGGGACCGCGATGTGCAGCACGGTCTGGTCGAGGCCGACGATCACCTGGGCGAGGCACAGCACGGGGAGCGCCATCCAGCGGCTGCGGCGCGGCGCTGCGGATCGGGGCGGGACAGGGGCCGGGTCGGTCATCGTGGCGGCTCGCTCCGGGACTCGGGGTTCGGGGACGGGGCGACGGGGCCGGTCGGCTACGGCGTGCCGCGGCGGCGGGCCGGGTCCGGTGCCGGTACGGCCGCCGCGGGCTGCGGGGGACGGCGGCCGTACCGGCCTTTACTGCGATCTTTACAAGTGGTCATGTACGGCACGTCCTGCGGGTCTCGCTGATCGACCTGACGTTCGCGCCGCGGTAGCTCTCGTATTTCCAGGGGAGCCGGAAGGTGTGCTGGCGGCCCGGGGGCAGGCAGGTGCCCACCCGGGTCTGCGGGCGGTCGTAGGTGACCTTCACGTACCTGCCGGTGGAGCACCGGTTGCGGACCACGGTGAGTCCGGCCGCGCCGCCGGCGGGCGGGACGTGCCGTACCAGGTGCACGCAGGCGGGCGTGGGTTTGCCCGCCTTGGGGGCGGCGGCCGGGGCGGCGGCGATCAGCGCGCCCGTGGCCGCCAGGGTCAGTCCCAGCGCGGTGCCGGCCCTCGCCAGGTTCCGACTGGTCATCGTCGCTCTGTCCTTGCCGTTGAACGGGTCGTGCCCGGGTGCCGGGGCCCGGGGCTGGTCGTCGGGACTCGGGCTTCCGGGATGGTTTCCGGGATGGTCGAGACGCGGATGGCGCACGCAGGGGGTTCGGGGGAGGAGGGGCGGATCCGCCGGCGGCGGGACCATCCCGGTGATCCGCTCCGCCCGGACGGGCCGGGGCGGAGTGCCGGCCGGCGGATCCGCGGCTCCGCGGGAAGGGGCCCTTCGCCGGCCCCCTCCTCGGGTGAGTTCTGCGCGGCTTTCGCCGATTTCGGAGCATAGGCAGGGTCGATTAACCGGGGAATACCCGTTATCAACTCGTTACCCTGACAAAAAGTTATGGCACGGGTTTTCGCTGGAAGCGGGCTTTGGACCGGGCCGGGGCCGGGAGAATCACCGGGGGTGGAACCTGGTTTTCGGCTCGGCCGTATCCGGATGCCTCGCCAGGGCTGGGCCTGTGAGCTGCGGCTGGTCACAGCAGCATCAGTTTCCTCACTACTTGTCAGAAGACTTGTAAAGACGCATGAAGGTATTACGAATTGGTCACGACAGGGTCGGCCTATATCATCTCGGGCTTGATTTATTTACTCTCGACTGTGGGTTGACAAACCCAGTCAAGAAACTTGATGACCTTGTGAGGTGTGCTGCCGGGCCGGGCGGCCGCACCGCCGTACGGCGCCCTGCGCGGCCCTCGGCCGGGCTCCCGTGCCCGCCGCCCCCGTCGAGGAAATCTCGGCGCGGTCCCCGACGGGGGCGGCGTACCCCGGCACCGGGCCCACCGCGGACGACCGGCCGTGCGACCCGGGGGCGGCGATCCCCCTGGCCAGAGAGGACGGAGACCATGGCGATCCTGCCCATCGACCCCTACGTCATCCCGGACGACCTGCCCGAGAACCGGGTGGCGTGGCGGCCCGATCCCCGCCGGGCCGTACTGCTCGTGCTCGACATGCAGAACTACTTCCTGCGGGTGTTCGCGCGCTGGGGCGCGCCGTGGCGGGAGCTGATGGCGAACTGCCTCGCGCTGCGCGAGCACTGCGCGGACAACGGCATCCCGGTGGTGTACTGCGTGCAGCACGCCCGGCAGACCCCGGAGCAGCGCGGCCTCACCCGCGACTTCTGGGGGCCCGGCATCGGCGCCGACCCGGCCGACGCGCAGATCGTCGACGAGCTCGCGCCGCGCCGGGGCGACATCCGGATCAACACCTGGCGGTACAGCGCGTTCCAGCGCACCGGGCTCGCCGGCCTGCTCGAGGACCTCGGGCGCGACCAGGTGATCATCTGCGGGGTGTACGCCCACCTCGGGGTGCTGCTGACCGCGTGCGAGGCGTTCATGCGGGACCTGGAGACGTTCGTGGTGAGCGACGCGGTCGCCGACTTCTCCGTGGAGCACCACCGCATGGCGCTGCACTACGCCGCCCAGCGCTGCGCCGTCGTGCTGCCGACCCGTGACGTCATCCACACCCTCGCCTCGCAGACCGCCGCCGCCGAGGCCTCCGACCTCGGCCTCGCCCGCGCCCGCCAGGCGTCGCTCGCCCGCCGCGAGGCCGCCGCCCGGCAGGAGGCCGCGGTACGGCGTGAGCGCCAGCTGCGCCGCGAGGCGCTCGCCCGGCAGAGCCGCCTCGTCAACCACGACATCGTCGTCCACCGCGGGGACTTCTCCGCCGAGGGGCGCAACGGCCGGGCGCTGCAGAGCGCGGGGCCCGCGTTCCACGGCCGCCCGCCGTACCTCGACGACCAGAGCGCGTGACGCCCGCCGGGCGTCGCGTCCGGCGAACACGGTGCGCGGGCGGGTCGCGGGCGTCTCGCCGCCCGAGGCCGATCGGTGTCCGAACCGGCCGCGCTCGCACGCCGGGTCAGGGCGTACGGGGGCTGCGACGCGCCTGACCACGCCACCGGGCATCGGCCCGGCGGTGCCCCCGACGGCGAAGGCGGGTGCGTACGGGGGAATCGGGTTTCGTGAAGGTCTTGCCACGCCCCGTGGCGCGCGCACGGGGCACCGTCCTCACCCGCCGGTACGGTCACCGACACCGCCACAAGGAGAGGCCATGACCACCGCCGCCATGCCGGCCGCCGATGTGGACCTGTTCGCCGACCCCGTGCTGGCCGACCCCTACCCCGCCTACCGCGTGCTCCGCGACGCGGGCCCCGCCGTGTACCTGCCCGGGTACCGCGTCTGGGTCCTCGCCCGTGATCGGGAGGTACGGCACGCCCTCGACCACCCCGAGGTCTTCGCCGCCACCCGTCCCGCGGGCCTGTTCGACGGCCTCACCGCGGGTGAGGCGGTTCGAGCGCCGGCCTGGCCTGCGTGCGGTCACGCGCGAGCCCGGTCCGTCGACGGCCGTCCGGGCGAGCCGGCTCAGCGTGCCGCGGGAGGCCTCCTCGGCGGTGCCGTACCGGCCCACCGCGTGCCGAGTGATCCGGCCGAGCCGTCGGCCTGTGCGCCCGGCGCAAGGTCCTGGGACGAGTCACTGCGTACGATCGCCGCCCACCGGAGCCTGCGTACCTTCGCCGGCCTGCAGGCGTTCATCACCGACCAGGCGGAGCGTATCGTCGACGACCTCGTCGCCTACGGCTCCTTCGACGCCGTCACCGAACTGGCGCACCGGTTTCCGCTCAAGACGATCGGCACCCTGATCGGCCTCCCCGCCGAGAGCCGCCCCGACCTGCTGCTCTGCGCCGAGGCGTCACTCCAGGCCCACGGCCCGCTGGACGACCACACCGTCCGCGCCCTGCTGGACCTGGAGCACGTCTTCGCCCTCCTCGTCGCCGAACTTGCCGCCGCCCGCGCCCCGGAACCCGCGGTCCTCCCCACACCCACCGCGTCCGTCACCGCCCCGGTGCGCCGCGGCGGCGGCACCACCCCTCCCGACACCTTTGCCGCCCCGCCTTCCGGCGACGTCCTGGGACAGGCCGCGATCGCGCACCTGCTCAGCTCGTTCGCGATGCCCTGCGTCCACACCGTCGCCGCCGGCCTCACCGGCATGCTGTGGCTCCTCGCCACCCACCCCGGGGCCTGGCACGCCCTGCGCGCCGACCCGTCCCTGGTCCCCGCAGCCGTCGAGGAGTCCCTCCGCCTGGAAACCCCGGTTCAGACCTGCGCCCGCACCACCACCCGCGACGTCCGCATCGGCGACGCCCTCATCCGGGAAGGCGAACGCGTCCTGCTCCTCCTCGGCGCCGCCAACCGCGACCCCCGCAAGTGGCCCGCCCCCGACCGTTTCGACCCCCACCGCAACCCCACCGGCCACTTCGTCAACGGCACCCAGCCCACCTTGGCCAGAGCTTTGGCGAAGGTGCACCTGTGCGCCGTCCTCGACGCCCTCGCCCGCAGGGCCTCGCACCTCTACCTCGACGGCCGCCCCCGCCGCCGCCTCACCGTCGGCACCCGCACCTTCGCCTCCCTGCCGCTCTACGTCTCCGCCGGTTGACGGGATGGGGCACCGGTGCGGCCAAGGATGTGCTAGACGCCGCCGCACTCCATCGCCCGCTGGAAAGCGTTCCTGCTCTCCTCCTGATCTCCGAGCGCCTGCCAGACGTCTGCGGCCATCAGCCACACCTCGGCCGTCATGCGATTCGGCGGCTCCTCAGCCAGGGTGTTGGCAGCGGTGTTGAGCGCGGTCGCGGCCTCATCGTTCCGGCCCAACATCTGGTACGCCTTGGCCAGGAACACCTGGCAATCAGCGAATGTCACGCCGTCCGTCTCTCCGACCAGGCGGATCGCTTTCAGCCCGTACTCGACGGCCAACTCCGGTTGGCCGAGCTCGATCTCCGCCCGACAAAGGAGGTAGTAGCAGTACGCAAGATCGAAGGTACTGGCCGCCGAATTACGGAGTTCGTGTTCCGTCTGTAACAACTCGTCACGACATTCGGCAGCCTCTTCGGGACGGAGGCGGAGCCGTATGTGTAAATATTCGGAGTGAAGTCGAGCGCGGTTGCGGGCATCACCGCTTACCGACTGGATTGTCCAGGCGCGTTCGATGCGCTTCAGCGCTTCCTCGCGCTTTCCCATCATGTCGGCAACGACCGCGGCGTTCCAATTGACGGCGACGATGGCACGGGGCGTCCCGAGCTCCTCTGCCGCGGCGAGCAGTTGGGCTGCGTATTGTTCGGCCCTTAACAGGTCACCCCGCTCGTAGAAGACGGACATCAAAGTCGCGCCCAACTCGATGAGATGATCGGTCCAGCCCTTCCCGATCATCGCGGCGATCTCGTCCTCCGCGGTCTGAGCGGCGAGCTCGAAGTCGCCGCGGTCGCGGTAGCAGCGAGTCAGCGCCAATGCGGTTCCGATACGGAGCTCATCGCTCAGCGAATTACGATGATTCGCGCGGAGATCGGAAAGAATGCGAACCGCCTCTTTGAGGTTGCCGCAGGCCTCAAGGGTCAGCGCCAATCCATATTTTGCAGGAAACAGGAGCTCCGGCAGACGGGAGATGTTGGGCTCGGAGGTTAGTCGCTGATAAAGAAACAGGGCCTCGTCCTTGTTTCCGGATTCCAGTTCCGTGCGCGCTGACTGTAGATCGTCTTTTAGTCTCCTGATCTCTCCGGCTTCGATGCCATGAACAAGATAGTCAACCGAACTATTGAGCTTCCGCGCGATGGTCTCCAGGACCGTTGGAGAAGGTGTTCGGTTTCCGCTCTCGATCAGTGAGATGTAACTTTCGGAGAATTCGGGGCGTGCGAGCTGTGCCTGTGTAAGTCCCAGCCGCAGGCGGAGCTCCTTGATCCGCCTGTTCACCTCGCTCTGGCCGGACACTTAACCCTCGAAAAACCGCTTTTGCCTGACAGTAGACGACATCTGTGACTACAGACCGTCGGATCAGGGCGGGTTCTGGTTCGCCATGGGCGAGACCCGCGACTAGAGCCCGCCGCACTCCATGGCCCGTTGATAGGCAAGAATACTTCTTTCCGGCTCGGCCAGCTCCTCCAGCAGGGCGGCTGCGGCCATCCAGTTCTCTGCCGTTATCCGCGACGACGGCAGGCGGTTGAGCAGTTTCTCGGCCTCATTGATCTCTGTCAGGGCCTCGGTCCTCCTCTGAAGAAGCAGATAGGCATGTCCGCGCATGAGATGGACGTCAGCGCGGAGGTCGGGAGTGGTGTCGTCGAGAAGACTGAGTGCTCGCGTCGCGTAATCAACGGCCTCCTCGGCGCGGCCGAGTGTTATCTCAGCATGGGCCAAGTGGAGGAGGCAGTCCGCCAGGTCCACCGTGCTGGCGGCAGACTCCCCGAGTTCGCGTTCGGCGCGTAGGAGGATCTCGCGACAGACGGCTGCCTCATGAGGACGGGTGCGGAGGCGGATGAACGCATAGTCGACGCGCAGGCGAGCGAGATTCCGTGGTTCGCCCGTCTCGGACTGAACCGCCAGTGCCCTTTCGGCGAGCGGTACCGCTTCTTCACCTCTTCCAGACAGATCGGCGGCGGTTGCGGCGTTCCAGCTGGCCGCGACGATTGCGCGTGGGCTGCCGAGCTTCTCGGCGGCTTCCATCAATTGACTGGAAAAGTGATGGGCTCGCAACAGGTCCCCGCGCTCGAGGTATGCGCTGAGCAATGTTGCGCCGAGTTCGACGAGATCATCGGTCCATCCCTGCTCGCTCATAGCGCTCATCGTCTCTTCGGCGACGTCCACCGCCATGGTGAGATCGCCGCGCTGGCGATAGCAGCGACACAAGGCGATGGCGATTGCAATGCGGCGCTCTCGGGTCAGGCTGTCGCCGGCCGTGTCCTGGATGCGCCTGAGAATGGCTATGGCCTCATCGAGATCGCCACAAGCCTCCGTGGCGAGAGCCATACCATACTCGGCCTCTTGCCGATGAGTGGGAAGTTGAGAGATGTTCGGGTTGTCGAGCAGCTCGGCGTATCGCCGTCTGGCTTCCATGACCTCGCCGTTGTCCAGAGCCAGGCGAGCATAGCGGAGATTGAGCTCCAGATCCTCCAGCTCTTCCGCTGTTACACCGTGGAGGAGATAGCTCACTGAGCAACCGAGTTTGCTGGCCAGGAGTTCCAGTACGGCGGGAGTGGGCTTCCTGCTGCCGCTCTCGATCAGCGAGATGTAACTGTCCGACAGTTCTGGATGCGCGAGCTGAGCCTGAGAGAGGCCCCGCTGCAGGCGCATTTCCTTGATCCTTTTGCTAATCGGGTCCTGACTACTCACGTGCACCCCTAAAATGCTTGGCTAAGAAACGACTGTTACAGGAGTAAACCGATGCGCCGAATCTTGACGCTGGCTCTCATAGCCGTCCTGCTCCCACTCGCGGTGGTGGCGGTCGTGAATCTTACGAGCGACAACGGGGAGCCGGAGGCTGCTTTGACGCGCTATCGCTACTGCTGCTAGGCCTCGTTCAAGCCGTCGACCGATCGCACAATGCAACAACCGGCCCGGCTCGTCGACCACGCCGCCGTAGACAATGCACAGGGGTCCTGCGGGTTTGAGAGATAGGGTCGAGCCATATCCCCTGGTCATCGGACAGGCCAACCCAGAGGACGTGTGACGATCTTCGTCGTCACACGTCCTCTTTGTAGCCGTCAGTCGCACGTGGGCCGCCACGATCGCTTCTATCGGCTCGCTCCTCTACCACGGGTATGGCCGAGTGTGGACAGTAGCGCGGCAATCAGCCACCTTATACCGGCGCTCCAAAGGTGTTAAGGGTGTCGGCAGACAGAAATCGTTGAAGGTATCCGGCGTCGAGTCCGCACCGCAAGCAATGTGGCCAAGTGATGTTATAAAGCCATTCACGTTCTGCGGTGCAATGCCTCTCCGGGCACAGGCGTTCAGAATGCGGTTCAGTAGTTGCCCGGAAGGTGTGGCGAGGACGCCGGGATGGCGACGCTGAGAGATTCCTCGTGGAGGCGGACGAGCTGCTCGGCTGCTTCGGTGAGGTCGGCGAAGGCGTAGTGGGTGGGCGTGCCGTTCGTCGTCCAGGTGAAGGTGTTGTCGTGGCAGCGGACGGTGAGGGTGGAGGCGATGGAGAGGGTGGAGTGGTCCCAGGCGGGGCGGAGGGTGGTGGGGATGCCGCGGGCGGCGAGTCTGGAGCGGAGGGCGCGGGCCGCCTGGAGTGGGGTGTAGGTGGGCGGTGGGTGGGGCGTGGGGTGGGGGAGCGGCATGGCGAACCAGACGGCTTTGCCGGGGACGGACCAGCGGCCGCCGAAGCGGGAGCGGGTGAGGTGGCAGCCCCAGGCGGCGGTGAGGGATTCGACGATGGTGAGGCCGCGGCCGTGTTCCGGGAGGTCGTGGAGCGGGTTCGTCCGGGCGGGAACGCGTACGGGGGGTTCGCGTACCGGGTCGAAGATCTTGCAGACGAACTGGCTGTGTTCGTTCTGGCCGCGTCGGTAGAGCCATAGTTCGGGGGAGGCGGGCCGGGGAGCGGGTACGGCGGAGGGGCGAGGGCGGTTGAGGACGTGCCGATAGACGTTCGCGGCGAGTTCGTTGACGGCCACGGTCGCGTCGTAGATCTGCTCGTCGGGCAGGCCCATGCGTTCCAGGGCCTGCCGTAGGAGTCTTCGCGCGACGCCGGCACAGGTGTGGTCCTGGGGGAGCGCCCATAACGCGCACTCCCGGGCTAAGTCGACTCCCGCGTCCGCCATCGGCTTCGCCTCCGCCAGGTTGCTTCTCATCACTCCGCCGCCTCGTGATGTCCTCGTACACCTGTGCAGACAGGTGTGGCTGGTGGCAACCCCTATCTCCACGTGAACCGGCACGGCATGGACGTGCGGCCGCACCGTTTCCGGTTCAGCGCGTCACCTGGACGAAGACCTCGCCCACTCCCTCACCTGCGGGCGTTCCTTCCCCACCATCACCCCGCGGCGCACCGGCCCCGGAGCGAACACCCGCCGTCGTGATTCTCAGCCTTCGCTTTATGCAACTGTGGAACGCAGATTATTGAATCGAGGGTGGGCTGACAACAGGTTGCGCAAAGGATCCAGAATGTCCCGTTTCACGAGGTAGAGCGGCCAAGCCCTGCTTCTGCCGGCCGCACGGGATTCGGTCCACCCGTCGGCGTCGATTGCGCCGCGCGAAAAACGCCGCCGCCCGGCGCCGACCGCGGCTGCGGCGCAACGGTACGGCACGCTCGACCGCGCCCAACGCACTTTCGGGGGCAGGCCGCCAGGCGACGGTCAGGGGAGGTCGGCGAAGCGTTCGACGTCCTCGGGCTTGCCCGCGACGATGATCACATCGTCGTAGGTGAGCTCGGTGTCCGCGGTGGCGTAGGTGAACTCCTCCTCCGGGCTCTTGACCGCCACGACCGTCACGCCGTACTTGCGGCGCAGGTTCGTCTCGCCGAGCGGCCTGCCGACGAAGTCCTTGGGCGGGCGGGTCTTGACCAGCGCGAAGTTCTCGTCGACCTCCATGTAGTCGAGCAGCCGCCCGCTCACCAGGTGGGCGACGCGCTCGCCCATGTCGTGCTCGGGGGTGACGACGTGGTGGACGCCGATACGGCTCAGGATGCGGCCGTGCTGGCGGCTCACCGCCTTCGCCCAGATGTCCTCGATCCCCAGCTCGACGAGGATCGACGCGGTGAGGATGCTCGACTCCAGGTCGTTGCCGATGCCGACCACCGCCCGGTAGAAGTCGGGCACGCCGAGCTGGCGCAGCGCCTCGGCGTCGGTGGCGTCGGCGGTGGCGATGTGGGTGATCTGGCCGGCCAGGGCCTGGACCACCTTGGGCCGCCGGTCGATGGCGAGCACCTCGGTGCCCCGCCGGGTCAGCTCCAGGGCGAGGGAGGAGCCGAAGCGGCCGAGCCCGATCACCACCACCGGGTCCCTTCTCTTCTCAGCCAACGATCACTCGCTCCTCGGGTAGTTCGTACAGCCGGGCGCGCTCGCGCAGCGCGAGCGCGGAGCCGAGGGTGAGCGGCCCGGTGCGGCCCACGAACATCAGCAGCGCGAGCAGCACCTGCCCGGCCGCGGGGATGTCCGCGGTGATGCCGGTGGACAGCCCCACGGTGGCGGCGGCCGAGACGACCTCGAACAGCACCTGATCCAGACTATGCGGGGTCAGCACGAGCAGAAGGTACGTCGAGACCGCGATCAGCGTCGCGAGCGTCATCACGAGCGCGACCGCCTGGCGCTGCGCCGGCTCCGGCAGCCGCCGGTTGCCGATGTTCACCCGGGGCTCGCCGCGCATCTCGGCCCAGATGATGAACACGAGCATGCCCAGCGTGGTGACCTTGATCCCGCCGGCCGTGCTCGCGCTGCCGCCGCCGATGAACATCAGCGCGTCGATCGCCAGCCAGCTCGACGGGTTCATCTCCGCCACGTCGATCGCGGCGAACCCGGCCGAGCGCGGCATCACCGCCATGAAGAAACCCGCGAGGATCTTCCCCGGATCGTCGAGCGCCCCCAGCGTCCGCGGGTTCGCCCACTCGGTCACCGTGAGCACGAACATGCCCAGCGCCAGCAGCACCGCCGACACCCACAGCGTGAGCCGGGTGACCAGCGACCAGCGCCGCGGGTGCCGCCAGGATCGCAGCAGCTCGAACACGACCGGGAAGCCGAGCCCGCCGACGATCGAGGCGAACGCGATCGGCAGGCACACCCACGCGTCGGTGACGAACCGCGCCAGATTGTCCGGCCACAGCACGAACCCGGCGTTGTTGAACGCGGACACGCCGTGGAAGGCGCCGTGGTAGACGGCCCGGAGGAACGGCTCGCCGTACCCGGTCATGAACCGCACGGTGAGCACGGCCCCCACCGCCGCCTCGACGACGAGGCTGAACAGGGCGACGTTGCGCACCACGCGGCGCACGTCGCCGGCGCTGAGCGCCTTGGTCTCGGCGGCGGCGAACAACCGCGCGCGCAGCCCGATCCGGCCGGACACGAGCACGGTGAACAGCGTGGCGAGCGTCATGATGCCGAGGCCGCCGATCTGCATCAGCATCATGATCACCAGCTCGCCGAACAGCGACCAGTGCCGCTCGGTGTCGACGACGGTGAGCCCGGTCAGGCTCACCGCCGAGGTCGCGGTGAACAGGGCGGTGAGCCAGTAGGCCGGCTCACCCGACGTGGTCGCGATCGGCAGCGCGAGCAGCACGGTGCCGAGCAGCGCGGCCGCGCCGAAGCCGGTGGCGATGACCTGGGTGGGGTTCTGGAACCGGTCCAGCAGGCCGGCCCACCGGGCCTGCCGCATCACTCAGCCGCCCGGGACGCGGCGACCTGCCATGGTCGTCCGGGCGTCACGGGTACGGCGGGCGCACCGACGGCGATGTCGAGCATGAGACCAGAGAATAGCCCGCCGCCCCTGGCAGGTCGCGGCCTGCCGGGCCGGGGCCGTACGCGCCCGCCGGGCCGCCGTGCGCCGGGCCCGCGGTCACGGAAGCGGGGCCACGCGGCCGGTCGCGGACCGCGCCGGATCGGCCGCCGGGTGACGCGTGCCTGCTCCGGCCGCCCGGCCCGAGACGGGTGTTCGTCGTCCGCGCTGCGGGGAAGAGCACACTCTGTGCACAATGCGGTGGCATGCGCGTTCGGTTGTTCAACGTCAGGATTTGACAGTTTGTCGCGGTGTCCTTCGACATTTTCTGATCGAATCCACCTTCTGCTGAGGCGGCCCCTGTGCGACACTGTGCCGGCGGCGAACCGGCCGCTGCTCCGCTGGAGCCCGCATGCCCTCCGCCGACTCCGAAGACGACCTACGGGATGGTTCCGTGGACGAACGATCAGCGGGTCCCATGATGGCGCGCCGGATACTCGGCGCGCGGCTGCGTGCACTGAGGGAACAGGCCGGCCTCGACCGGGCGGCGGCGGGCCGGGCGATCCGGGCCTCCGAGGCGAAGATCCGCAGGCTGGAGAAGGGCGCGTCGGCGTTCAAGCGCCGTGACGTCGAGGACCTGCTCACCCTGTACGACGTGACCGACCCGGCCGACCGGGCCGTGCTGCTCGACCTGGTCGACCAGGCGAACGCGCCGGGCTGGTGGCGCGAGTACGCCGACCTGGTGCCGCCGTGGCTGGAGACGTACCTCGGGCTGGAGCAGAGCGCGAGCGTCATCCGCACCTGGGAGGTGCAGTTCGTGCCCGGCCTGCTGCAGACCCCCGACTACGCCCGGGCCGTGATCACCCATGGCGACTCGATCTTGCGCAGCGACGAGATCGACCGCTGGGTCGCGCTGCGCATGCGCCGCCAGCGCATCCTCTTCCCGCCCAACGAGGTCCGGCTGTGGGCGATCGTCGACGAGGGGGCGCTGCTGCGCCGGATCGGCGGCCCGGCGGTGATGCGCGGGCAGCTCACCCACCTGCTCGACATGGCCGAGCTGCCGAACGTCACGATCCAGGTGCTGCGGCTCGACGGCCCGCAGAACCCGCGCGCCCTCCGCCCGGTGACGATGCTGCGCGCCGCGGCCGACATCCTGCCCGACGTCGCCTACTGCGAGAACCTCTGCGGCGCCCGGTTCTTCGACAATCCCGCCGACACCGTCCGCTTCCTCGACCTGCTCAACTGGCTGAGCGTGCACGCGGCCTCGCCCCGGGAGACCCCCGGGATCCTGCGCGCCATCATCGCGCGCCTCGACGCCGAGCAGCCCGCCGCGTCCCAGCGCCGCGGCTGACACGGCGGCCGTACCTCCCGGCCGCGGTCGCGGCGGCCGGGCCGCCCTCAGCGCTCCGGCCGGGAAACCGCGGGCAGCACCGTGCCGGTGAGCTCGCCGAAGCCGATCCGGCCGCCGGAGGCCGACGGGGCGCTCGCGCGGATGGTGACCACGTCCCCGTCCTCCAGGAAGGCGCGGGACGACCCGTCGCGGAGCCGCAGCGGCCGGGTGCCGCCCCAGGTGAGCTCGATCAGCGAGCCGGCCTCGCCGGGGTTCGGGCCGCTCACCGTGCCCGAGGCGTACAGGTCGCCGGTGCGCAGCGTGGCGCCGTTCGCGGTGAGGTGCGCGAGCAGCTGCGCGGGCGACCAGTACATCTGCGCGAACGGCGGGCGGGACACGACCTCCCCGTTCAGCTCGAGCTCGAAGGTGATGTCGAGCGACCAGTGCGGCTCCTCACGCAGGTAGCCGATCGGCTCGGGCGACTGCGGCGGGCCGGGCACGCGGGCGGCGCCGAGCGCGGCCATCGGCACCACCCACGGCGAGATCGAGGTGGCGAACGACTTGCCGAGGAACGGGCCGAGCGGCACGTACTCCCACGCCTGCAGGTCGCGGGCGGACCAGTCGTTGAGCAGCACCACGCCGAACACGTGCCGGTCGAACCGGCGGGTCGGCACGCTCTCCCCGGGCGCGGTGGGCACCCCCACCACGAAGCCGAGCTCCACCTCGACGTCGAGCCGCCGGGACGGCCCGTCGACCGGCCCGGGCGCGCCGTGCTCCATGCGCTGCCCGCACGGGCGGATCACCGGGGTGCCGGACACCACCACCGTGCCCGCCCGGCCGTGGTACCCGAGCGGCAGGTGCCGCCAGTTCGGCGGCAGCGGGTCCTGGCCGGGGCGCAGCATGCGGCCCAGGTTCGCCGCGTGGTGCTCGCTGGCGTAGAAGTCGACGTAGTCGGCGACCTCGAACGGCAGGTGCAGGGTGACCCGGTCGAGCGGGACCAGGTACGGCTCGACCAGGGGGCGGCGGCGCTCGTCGGTGAGCAGCTCGACGAGGCGCGCCCGCACCTGCGCCCACCGCTCCGGCCCGCGGGACAGGTGGGCGTTGAGCGAGGGGGTGCGGAAGTCCGGGTCGTCGAGGACCGCGCCGAGGTCGAGCACCCAGCGGCCGATCGCCACGCCCACGCGCCGCCCCGTACCGGGGGTGGAGAACACCCCGTAGGGGAGGTTGTCGATCGGGAAGTCCGAGTCCTCGCTCACCGGGATCCAGCTCTCCGCCGCGCCCGCCCGCGGCCCCGCCCCGGGGCGTGCCGCCGGGGCCGGGCGCGGCCCGCCGGCGTCCGGCGTGCCCGCCCGCGCCGGACGCGGTCCCGGTGGGGTCGTCCGTGGCCCGCTCACCGGGTCCGGCGCCCCGACCAGGTCCAGGCGTAGCCGGGATCCTCGCAGGCGAGCGCGCCCTCGCCGAGCTCGAGCGGGCGGAAGGTGTCGAC is a window from the Thermopolyspora flexuosa genome containing:
- a CDS encoding helix-turn-helix domain-containing protein codes for the protein MSGQSEVNRRIKELRLRLGLTQAQLARPEFSESYISLIESGNRTPSPTVLETIARKLNSSVDYLVHGIEAGEIRRLKDDLQSARTELESGNKDEALFLYQRLTSEPNISRLPELLFPAKYGLALTLEACGNLKEAVRILSDLRANHRNSLSDELRIGTALALTRCYRDRGDFELAAQTAEDEIAAMIGKGWTDHLIELGATLMSVFYERGDLLRAEQYAAQLLAAAEELGTPRAIVAVNWNAAVVADMMGKREEALKRIERAWTIQSVSGDARNRARLHSEYLHIRLRLRPEEAAECRDELLQTEHELRNSAASTFDLAYCYYLLCRAEIELGQPELAVEYGLKAIRLVGETDGVTFADCQVFLAKAYQMLGRNDEAATALNTAANTLAEEPPNRMTAEVWLMAADVWQALGDQEESRNAFQRAMECGGV
- a CDS encoding cytochrome P450 codes for the protein MTTAAMPAADVDLFADPVLADPYPAYRVLRDAGPAVYLPGYRVWVLARDREVRHALDHPEVFAATRPAGLFDGLTAGEAVRAPAWPACGHARARSVDGRPGEPAQRAAGGLLGGAVPAHRVPSDPAEPSACAPGARSWDESLRTIAAHRSLRTFAGLQAFITDQAERIVDDLVAYGSFDAVTELAHRFPLKTIGTLIGLPAESRPDLLLCAEASLQAHGPLDDHTVRALLDLEHVFALLVAELAAARAPEPAVLPTPTASVTAPVRRGGGTTPPDTFAAPPSGDVLGQAAIAHLLSSFAMPCVHTVAAGLTGMLWLLATHPGAWHALRADPSLVPAAVEESLRLETPVQTCARTTTRDVRIGDALIREGERVLLLLGAANRDPRKWPAPDRFDPHRNPTGHFVNGTQPTLARALAKVHLCAVLDALARRASHLYLDGRPRRRLTVGTRTFASLPLYVSAG
- a CDS encoding ATP-binding protein translates to MRSNLAEAKPMADAGVDLARECALWALPQDHTCAGVARRLLRQALERMGLPDEQIYDATVAVNELAANVYRHVLNRPRPSAVPAPRPASPELWLYRRGQNEHSQFVCKIFDPVREPPVRVPARTNPLHDLPEHGRGLTIVESLTAAWGCHLTRSRFGGRWSVPGKAVWFAMPLPHPTPHPPPTYTPLQAARALRSRLAARGIPTTLRPAWDHSTLSIASTLTVRCHDNTFTWTTNGTPTHYAFADLTEAAEQLVRLHEESLSVAIPASSPHLPGNY
- a CDS encoding helix-turn-helix domain-containing protein — protein: MSSQDPISKRIKEMRLQRGLSQAQLAHPELSDSYISLIESGSRKPTPAVLELLASKLGCSVSYLLHGVTAEELEDLELNLRYARLALDNGEVMEARRRYAELLDNPNISQLPTHRQEAEYGMALATEACGDLDEAIAILRRIQDTAGDSLTRERRIAIAIALCRCYRQRGDLTMAVDVAEETMSAMSEQGWTDDLVELGATLLSAYLERGDLLRAHHFSSQLMEAAEKLGSPRAIVAASWNAATAADLSGRGEEAVPLAERALAVQSETGEPRNLARLRVDYAFIRLRTRPHEAAVCREILLRAERELGESAASTVDLADCLLHLAHAEITLGRAEEAVDYATRALSLLDDTTPDLRADVHLMRGHAYLLLQRRTEALTEINEAEKLLNRLPSSRITAENWMAAAALLEELAEPERSILAYQRAMECGGL
- a CDS encoding isochorismatase family protein; this translates as MAILPIDPYVIPDDLPENRVAWRPDPRRAVLLVLDMQNYFLRVFARWGAPWRELMANCLALREHCADNGIPVVYCVQHARQTPEQRGLTRDFWGPGIGADPADAQIVDELAPRRGDIRINTWRYSAFQRTGLAGLLEDLGRDQVIICGVYAHLGVLLTACEAFMRDLETFVVSDAVADFSVEHHRMALHYAAQRCAVVLPTRDVIHTLASQTAAAEASDLGLARARQASLARREAAARQEAAVRRERQLRREALARQSRLVNHDIVVHRGDFSAEGRNGRALQSAGPAFHGRPPYLDDQSA